The Streptomyces tendae DNA segment GCACTTCGACACCCGCCACCACCAGCTGATGGTCCCCTCCGACCGGGTGGCCGGCGCGCTCGACGGGGCCGTCCGCGCCATGAGCGAACCGATGATGAGCCACGACGTGGTCGCCTTCCACCTGCTGTCCGAGCAGGTCTCCAAGGAGGTCAAGGTCGTGCAGAGCGGGCAGGGCGCCGACGAGGTGTTCGCCGGCTACGACTGGTACCCGAAGATGGCGGGCGTGCCGCGCGAGCGGGCCGCCGAGGCGTACATCGACGCCTACACCGACCGCTCGCACGCCGACATGGCGGCCGTGCTGCGTCCCGAGCTGCTGCCGGACCGCGACACCTCGGCGGAGTTCATCCGCGAACACATGGCGCGGCACGGCGCCGACACCGCCCTCGACGCCCAGCTCCGGCTCGACACGCTGGTGATGATGGTCGACGACCCGGTCAAGCGGGTCGACAACATGACCATGGACTGGGGCCTGGAGGCCCGGGTGCCGTTCCTCGACCACGAGCTGGTGGAGCTGGCCGCGGCCTGCCCGCCCGAGCTGAAGCTCGCGGACGGCGGCAAGGGCGTGCTGAAGGCCGCCGGCCGCCGGGTACTGCCGCGCGAGGTTGTCGACCGGCCCAAGGGCTACTTCCCCGTCCCGGCGATCCGCCACATGGCAGGCCCTGTCCTGCAGCGGGTCCGCGACACCCTGAACGCCCCCGAGGCCCGCGCCCGCGGGGTGTTCCGCGAGGAGTACGTCGCCGAGCTGCTGGCCGCGCCCGACGCGCACCGCACCCGGCGGGCGCCAACACCCTGTGGCAGGTCGCGCTGCTGGAGACATGGCTGCAGGCGCACGGGATCCGATGACGGCCACCGACCTTCCCAGGGGCCCGCTGTACGCCCCCGAGCCCGCCGCGCTGGCGGACACCTCGGCCCCGTACGACGTGCCGCCCCCGGCCGTGCACGGCTGCTGGTACCCCTCGCCCGATCCGAGTGGCCGCAACGTCGCCTTCGTCTGCGACCGGGCCGGGGTGCCGCAGCTGTGGACCGGCCCGGTGGACGGCGCGCAGGTACGGCTGCTCGACGGCGACCCGCACCCGGTCACGGAGGTGTCCTGGTCCCCGGACGGACGGTGGATCGCCTACACCTCGGCGCCGGGCGGCGGCGAACTCACCCGGGTGCTGTGCGTACGCCCCGACGGCAGCGGACGGCACCTGCTGGCCGGCGGCGAGTCGGGCACCTCCGCACGGCTCGGCTGCTGGCAGCACGACGGCTCCGCGATCGCGGTCACCGTGACCGAGTCCGCCCCGCCCGGACAGGCGCACGCCGACCGCCACCACGCGGACGCGCCCGGGCCGCCGGGCACCGAGCACGCCCCGCACTGGGCGGGCCGGGACGGCCGGGCGGTCCTGCTGAACCCGGCGGGCGGCCGCCGGTGGCCCGGCACCGGGAACGCGCGACAGGACTCCGGCACCGAGCAGCGGACGCTGTCCGCCTACCTGGTCGACCCGGAGGGCACGGCCGCGCCCGTCCTGCTGTTCAGCGAACGCGGCGCGGCCAACCAGCGGGTGTGCGACCTCAGCCACGACGGCCGCCTCGCCCTGGTCTACCGGGGCCCCCGCGGGCGCCGTGAGGCGCTGGTCGTACGCACCACGGACTCCTCGGTCACCTGCGCCTTCCCGGTCGCCGACGGCGACCCCTGGGTCGGCGGCTTCTCCCCTGACGCCGGCACGCTCTGGCTGCGCAGCGACGCCGGACGCGAGTACGCCGCCCTGCTCGCCGCGCGCCTCGACGCGCGCGGACAACTGCGTACGACCACGGTCGTCGCCGAACGGCCCGACTGCGGCCTGGAACTCCTCGCCCTGGGACGGGACGGCCGGCGCGCGGTGCTCGCCTGGAACCGGCACGGGGTGAGCGAGCTGGAACTGGTGCGACTGAACGCCGCCCGCCGCACCGGCCCGGGCGACGGGACGCCCCCGACGGCCGGGGCGGCGCGCCGCGTCGACCTGC contains these protein-coding regions:
- a CDS encoding S9 family peptidase, producing MTATDLPRGPLYAPEPAALADTSAPYDVPPPAVHGCWYPSPDPSGRNVAFVCDRAGVPQLWTGPVDGAQVRLLDGDPHPVTEVSWSPDGRWIAYTSAPGGGELTRVLCVRPDGSGRHLLAGGESGTSARLGCWQHDGSAIAVTVTESAPPGQAHADRHHADAPGPPGTEHAPHWAGRDGRAVLLNPAGGRRWPGTGNARQDSGTEQRTLSAYLVDPEGTAAPVLLFSERGAANQRVCDLSHDGRLALVYRGPRGRREALVVRTTDSSVTCAFPVADGDPWVGGFSPDAGTLWLRSDAGREYAALLAARLDARGQLRTTTVVAERPDCGLELLALGRDGRRAVLAWNRHGVSELELVRLNAARRTGPGDGTPPTAGAARRVDLPHEVVTRIAPTADADAPVVALSGSRRHAGVWWLPHGAPLRTPWSSRDEDAFPPGLTPVRPTPVRPVARDGLALGGWYYRAPGRSPGEAAPCVLHLHGGPEEQERPVLDPLYLELLGRGLDVFAPDVRGSSGHGRGFVDADLGTGRFDAINDVADCAAHVMVRGLADPRRMAVMGRSYGGYLTMAALVWHPGLFRTGVAVCGMSDLNTFFEGTEPWIAQSAAHKYGHPEHDRELLRSLSPMSRVDALRAPVLAVHGEYDTNVPPGESEQFVRAARERGLEAELLLLRDEGHDFRRADNRRLFRRTAGDWLERHLAG